The Terriglobus roseus sequence GGACGTGGGCTGGGTAACGGGGCACAGCTACGTTGTCTACGGTCCACTGCTGAACGGTGCAACGATCATGCTCTACGAAGGCGCTCCAAACTGGCCCGAGTGCGATCGCTTCTGGCAGATCGTGGATCGCCATAAGGTCAGCATTTTCTACACCGCTCCCACTGCGATCCGCGCTTTCATGAAGTGGGGAACCGAGCACGTGCACAAGCACTCGCTTGCCTCGTTGCGCATGCTTGGCACCGTCGGTGAGCCCATCAATCCAGAGGCCTGGATGTGGTATCACCGCGAGATCGGCAAGGAACGCTGCCCCATCGCAGACACCTGGTGGCAGACCGAGACAGGTTCCATCATGATCGCGGCCATTCCCGGTGCGGTGGCCACCAAGCCCGGATCAGCAACACTGCCTTTCTTCGGCATCGCGCCGGAGATCGTGACCAAGGAAGGCGAGGCGGTGCCACTTGGGCAGGGTGGACTGCTTGTCATTCGTAAGCCCTGGCCTGCGATGGCACGCACCATCTTTGGCGACGCGGAGCGCTACAAGAAGGCTTACTGGAGTGAGATTCCCGGCAGCTACTTCACGGGCGACGGAGCTCGTCGCGACGCGGACGGCTACTTCTGGCTGATGGGGCGTGTCGACGATGTGCTGAACATCAGCGGTCACCGTCTCGGCACGGCAGAGATCGAGTCTGCACTGGTCGCACACCCGATGGTCGCCGAGGCTGCGGTTGTTGGACGCCCGGATGAGATGAAGGGTGAGGGCATTGTGGTCTTTGTCTCGCTTCACGATGGCGCTGAAGTGACGACGACGCTAAAGGACGAGCTGAAGAAGCATGTTGCGAAGGAAATCGGTGCGCTTGCGCGGCCCGATGAGATCCGCTTCACGCCGTCGCTGCCCAAGACACGCTCCGGCAAGATCATGCGCCGGCTGCTACGCGAACTGGCCGCAACGGGCGACGTGAAGGGCGACACCACCACGCTCGAAGACTTTACCGTGGTCGCGAAGCTAAAGGAGAAGGACGAGGAGTAGTTCTCTCTGGGATAAAGACGCGAATGCCTTTGCGTAAATGATTGAGCCGGCGAGATGCAAATCTCGACCGGCCCAGTTCTTTGTGCGAAGCTCCCTAGCGCAGATGGCTGCTGGGCTTCGTCGGCAGCGTAAACAGGAAGCGTGCGCCATGGCCTAGTTCGCTTTCAGCCCAGATGCGCCCGCCGTGTTGCACGACGATGGAACGGCAGATCGCGAGACCCAGGCCGGTCCCGCCCATGACGCGCGAGTCGGATGCATCAACCTGCTGGAAGCGACCGAAGATGTGTTCGAGCTTGTCCGCAGGAATGCCGCGACCGTGATCGCGAACCTCAAGCGTGGCCTCACCGGGCGCGCTGTAGTAAGCGGCCATGTAGATCTCGCTGTCGGGCAACGAGAACTTGATGGCGTTGGAGAGCAGGTTTGTGATGGTCTGCAGGATGCGATCGGAGTCTGCCCACAGATGTACGCCGGGCTTGCCAAAGGTGACCCGGACGCCGTTCTTCGCGGCCGTACCACTGAGCAGCTCAGCCGCACGGTGCAGCAGGTCCGTCGCATCCACGTCGCCATAATGAAGCTCGGCTTTGCCGGAGCCGATCCGCTCCAGTTCAAGGATGTCATTCACCAGCTTCACCAACCGGTCGGTGTTGCCAATGGCGATGCCGAGCATCTGCTTCGCTTTGTCGGGCCGCGTGTTCAAAGCGCCAGAGGCGATCAGGCCAAGGGATGCGCGCATGCTGGTCAACGGCGTTCGCAGCTCGTGCGACACGGTTGAGACGAACTCGTCCTTCATG is a genomic window containing:
- the acs gene encoding acetate--CoA ligase; this encodes MAEQQSATSPNSFTSTMREDRLFPPPPEFAARAHIRSRAEYDEMYRRSIDDNEAFWAEQAQSLDWFKPFETVLDWNVPEAKWFVGGKLNLCHNAVDRHALGSRADKNALLWEGEPGEVRSLTYAELHAEVQRFANVLKSLGITKGDRVAIYMGVCPEIVLAVLACARIGAVHNVVFGGFAAQALADRMNDAQCKLLITQDTSFRRGQDVALKSIADEALDRSPGVEHVLVYQRSGKPVTMKEGRDHWLHEELARVEAVCAAEPMDSEDPLYILYTSGTTGKPKGLVHTTGGYGVGTLLTTKYIFDLQDEDVYWCTADVGWVTGHSYVVYGPLLNGATIMLYEGAPNWPECDRFWQIVDRHKVSIFYTAPTAIRAFMKWGTEHVHKHSLASLRMLGTVGEPINPEAWMWYHREIGKERCPIADTWWQTETGSIMIAAIPGAVATKPGSATLPFFGIAPEIVTKEGEAVPLGQGGLLVIRKPWPAMARTIFGDAERYKKAYWSEIPGSYFTGDGARRDADGYFWLMGRVDDVLNISGHRLGTAEIESALVAHPMVAEAAVVGRPDEMKGEGIVVFVSLHDGAEVTTTLKDELKKHVAKEIGALARPDEIRFTPSLPKTRSGKIMRRLLRELAATGDVKGDTTTLEDFTVVAKLKEKDEE